A window of the Trichoplusia ni isolate ovarian cell line Hi5 chromosome 4, tn1, whole genome shotgun sequence genome harbors these coding sequences:
- the LOC113493036 gene encoding uncharacterized protein LOC113493036, with amino-acid sequence MVQYLGLKKIPSKNTVIGVGGQKSTTSTAKVVVTIGSRVDPTFRLQVHAYVLKSVTGLLPATRVTRVEWVDLDDNELADPEYFRPNKIDILLGAEIYSQVIRDGLKKNLSGTLLAQGTALGWILSGAVEVDNDPNIQSHIAVMHSSVQDDDIMLRKFWELEAEPSGTKKMLTEDEVKCEQLFTTSTLRNEAGRYIVRLPLRDEELVGKYGESKAIAEKRLKSLELKLGRNDKLKQDYKKVIHEYSELQHMEKVSQDKRKCKEAIYLPHHAVIREDRDTTKVRVVFDASCKGSNGMSLNDNLLIGPPLQAELRHIIMRWRSYQICLVADIVKMYRQVLVNRKDTIFQRILWRDNPENEIEEYELMTVTFGTASAPYLAVRALHQVAYDECEFNPEIKKIILNDFYMDDLMTGAENIEKGFKIFTEMNDILSRAGFKLQKWMTNSKELLNNIRDEKKPTDEELLIKMDEISKILGLIWNSRKDTFQYSLKLPTMTAPQSSCNPELAEYLANNGTEWHFIPPHAPNFGGLWEAGIKSTKHHLKRVIGNSTLTYEEMATVLAQIEACLNSRPLSYVEDQEDDAGFLAALV; translated from the exons ATGGTCCAGTATTTGGGTTTGAAGAAAATACCTTCAAAAAATACAGTGATAGGTGTAGGTGGTCAGAAAAGTACTACGTCGACTGCCAAAGTAGTAGTCACGATTGGCTCTAGAGTCGATCCAACCTTCAGATTGCAGGTGCACGCTTACGTTCTTAAGTCAGTCACGGGCCTTCTCCCAGCTACCAGGGTAACCAGGGTAGAATGGGTAGACTTAGACGACAACGAGTTAGCTGATCCCGAATATTTTAGGCctaataaaattgacattttattggGTGCTGAAATATACAGCCAGGTTATTCGGGATGGTTTAAAGAAGAACTTAAGCGGGACGCTCTTAGCGCAAGGCACCGCTTTAGGCTGGATATTGTCGGGGGCGGTCGAAGTAGACAATGATCCTAACATTCAGTCACATATTGCCGTGATGCATTCTAGTGTCCAAGATGATGATATTATGTTGCGAAAATTTTGGGAGTTAGAGGCGGAACCATCTGGAACAAAAAAGATGCTCACGGAGGATGAAGTCAAATGTGAACAATTGTTTACAACTTCTACATTGCGTAATGAAGCAGGAAGGTACATCGTAAGATTACCTTTGCGGGATGAAGAGCTGGTTGGTAAGTATGGCGAGTCAAAAGCTATAGCTGAAAAAAGACTGAAAAGCTTAGAATTAAAATTAGGAaggaatgataaattaaaacaagattaCAAAAAGGTCATACATGAATATTCAGAATTGCAGCATATGGAAAAGGTATCacaggataaaagaaaatgtaaagaagCTATATACTTACCACATCACGCTGTCATCCGCGAAGACAGGGATACGACCAAGGTGCGAGTCGTATTCGACGCTTCCTGTAAGGGTTCAAATGGGATGTCACTTAATGACAATTTGTTGATTGGACCTCCCTTGCAGGCAGAACTTCGCCATATTATTATGCGCTGGAGATCATATCAAATATGTTTGGTTGCCGATATAGTTAAAATGTATCGGCAAGTTTTAGTTAACCGGAAGGACACAATATTTCAGCGCATACTTTGGAGGGATAATCCTGAAAATGAAATAGAAGAGTACGAACTGATGACGGTAACATTTGGTACTGCATCAGCACCATACTTGGCGGTTCGCGCTCTTCACCAAGTGGCTTATGATGAGTGTGAATTTAAtcctgaaataaagaaaattatattaaatgactTCTACATGGACGATCTGATGACTGGAGCTGAAAACATAGAAAAGGGCTTTAAAATCTTCACAGAAATGAATGATATTTTGAGTAGAGCTGGATTCAAATTGCAAAAGTGGATGACTAATAgtaaagaattattaaataatataagagaTGAGAAAAAACCTACAGATGAAGAGTTACTAATAAAAATGGATGAGATATCGAAAATATTAGGACTTATCTGGAATTCACGCAAAGACACGTTTCAATACTCTCTGAAACTCCCGACGATGACTGCACcg CAATCTAGTTGCAATCCAGAGTTAGCAGAATACCTCGCCAATAATGGTACGGAGTGGCATTTTATTCCGCCTCACGCGCCCAACTTTGGAGGCTTATGGGAGGCAGGAATAAAGTCCACCAAGCACCACCTTAAACGGGTGATAGGAAACTCTACCTTGACATACGAGGAGATGGCCACCGTGCTGGCTCAAATTGAGGCGTGCCTCAATTCAAGGCCATTGTCTTACGTGGAGGACCAAG AAGATGATGCAGGATTTTTGGCGGCGTTGGTCTAA